One Euphorbia lathyris chromosome 1, ddEupLath1.1, whole genome shotgun sequence DNA segment encodes these proteins:
- the LOC136208022 gene encoding uncharacterized protein, with product MTSFLLLLFLCLTIFSSNIIPLSDANSHRKKPPSAVVVGSVYCDTCFHQDFSKNSHFISGASVEVECNDETSKPSFHQQVKTDENGEFRVHLPFSVAKHVKRIKKCSVKLLTSSEPYCSVASTAKSSLLRLKSRKEGIHVFSAGFFSFKPEKQPILCNEKPQKSSLKPNQKSSLIDDRFPPFPPPLQDPVENNFFLPPLPTLPPLPQLPPLPPLPGLPFFPPATGLPLTPPVQGLPPLPPFPGKKAEIPHTQELDKKVAQPNTFPMPPLFPPNPFQPPPIFPPILQPPPLFPPILQPPPLFPPLLPPNPLQPPPSPLIPLPPIPFLTPPPPPPLIPSFPPLPPFGPLPPFPPFPFPPSPPRVPGPPPVSTSP from the exons ATGACTTCTTttctattattattgtttctcTGTTTAACAATATTTAGTAGTAATATTATTCCACTCTCAGATGCTAATAGTCACCGCAAGAAACCTCCATCCGCAGTTGTTGTCGGCTCAGTTTATTGTGACACTTGTTTCCACCAAGATTTCTCCAAGAACAGTCACTTCATTTCag GGGCTTCTGTTGAGGTAGAATGCAATGATGAAACTTCTAAACCAAGTTTTCACCAACAAGTCAAAACAGATGAAAATGGAGAATTCAGAGTTCATTTGCCGTTTTCCGTCGCTAAACATGTCAAAAGAATCAAGAAATGTTCAGTCAAGCTATTAACTAGTAGTGAGCCATATTGCTCTGTAGCTTCAACAGCTAAATCTTCATTGTTACGCCTGAAATCTAGAAAGGAAGGAATTCATGTTTTCTCAGCTGGCTTTTTCAGTTTCAAGCCGGAGAAACAACCTATTCTCTGTAACGAAAAACCCCAAAAGTCGTCGCTAAAACCCAACCAAAAATCGTCGCTAATTGACGACCGTTTTCCTCCATTCCCACCACCACTCCAAGATCCTGTAGAAAACAACTTTTTTCTTCCCCCTCTTCCAACATTGCCACCATTACCACAGCTTCCTCCTCTTCCACCTCTTCCCGGACTTCCTTTCTTCCCTCCGGCTACTGGACTTCCTCTTACTCCGCCCGTTCAGGGGCTTCCTCCACTTCCACCATTTCCTGGAAAAAAGGCTGAGATCCCTCATACTcaagaattagacaaaaaaGTAGCACAACCAAACACTTTCCCGATGCCGCCGTTGTTTCCGCCAAATCCGTTTCAGCCACCGCCGATTTTTCCCCCAATTCTTCAGCCACCGCCACTTTTTCCCCCAATTCTTCAGCCACCGCCACTTTTTCCTCCATTGCTTCCACCTAACCCTCTTCAGCCACCTCCTTCTCCTTTAATTCCTTTACCGCCAATTCCGTTTTTAACTCCACCGCCACCGCCGCCTCTAATTCCGTCGTTCCCTCCATTACCACCGTTTGGTCCGCTTCCTCCATTCCCGCCATTCCCTTTCCCTCCATCTCCTCCTCGTGTACCAGGACCCCCACCTGTTTCAACTTCTCCTTGA